A region from the Candidatus Margulisiibacteriota bacterium genome encodes:
- a CDS encoding potassium/proton antiporter, with translation MVYILLITAILLFLSVVSSKISSFLGIPSLLLFILLGILAGSEGIGHVYFDDPLLTQYVGVLALSLILFAGGLSIDWKELRRALVGGVSLATVAVLVTATIMGTFAHYFLGFSWLEGLLLGSVISSTDAAAVFGILRAKNINLKGNLRHLLEFESGSNDPMAVFLTIACLSLITGKTQTYALLIPVFIMQLAIGLIVGYVVGHLLILLINNLKLQYDGLYPVLTASGVLFAYSAASLLGGNGFLAVYFAGLVMGARLFLHKKYLIRFHDGLAWFMQVSIFLVLGLLVFISLLKKVIISGILAALFLIFVARPLSVFISLAFTRFKLREKLMISWVGLRGAAPIILATFPLTAGISNAQVIFDIVFFVVILSVLIQGTTVPMVAKLLKVTAPLRPAPKYPLEFEITDTLSSEFVEIVVPEDSPAVGKEIKDLNLPASSLILVVMHDNKFIIPQGETTINKQDMILLLADKSDISAIRSTFKID, from the coding sequence ATGGTTTATATACTCCTCATCACTGCTATCTTGCTTTTCCTATCTGTCGTATCAAGTAAAATCTCTTCCTTTCTTGGGATTCCCTCTTTGCTGCTTTTTATTTTGTTGGGAATTCTCGCTGGTTCGGAGGGTATTGGACATGTTTATTTTGATGACCCGCTTCTCACCCAGTATGTTGGAGTGCTTGCTCTGTCCTTGATTCTTTTTGCGGGAGGATTAAGCATTGATTGGAAGGAGCTGAGACGCGCATTAGTAGGAGGAGTTTCGCTTGCGACGGTTGCAGTGCTTGTCACTGCAACGATAATGGGAACCTTCGCTCATTATTTCCTTGGGTTTTCCTGGCTGGAAGGCTTACTTTTAGGTTCTGTAATATCTTCTACTGATGCTGCCGCTGTATTTGGGATATTGCGGGCTAAGAATATAAATCTTAAGGGAAACCTTCGTCATCTCCTTGAATTTGAGTCAGGAAGCAATGATCCAATGGCAGTGTTCCTGACAATAGCTTGTTTAAGCCTGATTACCGGAAAAACCCAGACCTATGCGCTCCTTATTCCCGTGTTTATCATGCAACTTGCTATCGGGCTCATCGTTGGTTATGTTGTCGGACATCTGCTGATCCTGTTAATTAATAATCTAAAACTGCAATATGACGGGCTTTACCCTGTCCTGACAGCTTCAGGTGTTCTGTTTGCTTATAGCGCAGCGTCTTTGTTGGGAGGGAATGGCTTTTTGGCTGTATACTTTGCCGGATTGGTTATGGGTGCGAGGCTATTTCTCCATAAAAAATATCTTATCCGGTTCCATGATGGGTTGGCCTGGTTTATGCAGGTTTCAATTTTTCTTGTTTTAGGGCTTCTTGTTTTCATCTCGCTACTTAAGAAAGTAATAATTTCCGGCATACTTGCTGCGCTTTTTTTAATATTCGTAGCCCGCCCTTTGAGCGTGTTTATCTCGCTAGCCTTTACGCGGTTTAAACTCCGGGAAAAACTTATGATCTCCTGGGTTGGGTTAAGGGGGGCGGCTCCGATAATTCTGGCTACCTTTCCCCTGACAGCAGGAATAAGCAACGCACAAGTTATTTTTGATATAGTTTTTTTTGTGGTTATTCTTTCTGTTCTGATCCAGGGAACAACGGTTCCAATGGTTGCAAAGCTGTTAAAAGTAACGGCACCGTTAAGACCAGCTCCGAAATATCCGCTTGAGTTCGAAATAACCGATACGCTATCCAGTGAGTTTGTAGAAATCGTAGTTCCAGAAGATTCCCCGGCAGTCGGTAAAGAGATAAAAGATCTGAATTTGCCCGCATCCTCCTTAATCCTGGTCGTAATGCACGATAACAAATTTATTATTCCTCAAGGTGAGACGACAATCAATAAGCAGGATATGATTTTGCTCTTAGCTGACAAATCCGATATCAGCGCAATCAGATCAACCTTTAAGATAGATTAG
- a CDS encoding response regulator, translating to MKNTILLVDDYPCIRELLKLVLDKMYIIIEASNGREALSILNSRNDVGMVLLDYSMPEMNGLDTLKGIKAINKNIPVCMVSSENDPTIVTEAKRLGAVEYIVKPFDVKTIAKIVRSLL from the coding sequence ATGAAAAATACGATATTGCTTGTAGATGATTACCCTTGTATCAGAGAGCTTTTAAAGCTGGTCTTAGATAAGATGTATATTATTATTGAAGCATCAAATGGCAGAGAAGCATTAAGTATACTTAATTCAAGGAACGATGTAGGAATGGTGCTGCTTGATTATTCTATGCCTGAAATGAATGGTCTTGATACATTAAAAGGCATTAAAGCTATCAACAAGAATATCCCGGTATGTATGGTCAGCTCTGAAAATGATCCTACAATTGTTACCGAGGCAAAACGATTGGGAGCAGTCGAATATATAGTTAAGCCCTTTGATGTTAAAACTATAGCGAAAATTGTTAGAAGCCTTTTATAA
- a CDS encoding transcriptional regulator, with amino-acid sequence MSVSKINKSIDPDLKVLGDKIRDLREAKGLNRDIFVREAELSKYYYYRIEYGNANPSILQLRKIAKALGVKVKDLVDF; translated from the coding sequence ATATCCGTGAGCAAGATTAATAAATCCATTGACCCTGACCTTAAAGTGTTAGGTGATAAAATCCGTGATCTCAGAGAAGCCAAAGGACTAAACAGGGACATATTTGTTCGTGAAGCTGAACTGTCCAAATACTATTACTATCGCATCGAGTATGGCAATGCCAATCCTTCAATATTACAGCTTAGAAAAATAGCCAAGGCACTTGGGGTTAAAGTAAAAGATTTAGTGGATTTCTAA
- a CDS encoding response regulator, translated as MGFCQPQRTKKQGTRKRVSISGKYMNNDKIGSGMIYNSCRSFILLSNSKSILIIEDQTNIRELYIIYLSKLGITIYSAEDGKEAFELAKEKKPDLIITDLFLPSITGFDLIYMFRNDCSFLTTPIIVISSSSQREHITECINLGATDYMIKPASITKLEQKVKKLLNL; from the coding sequence ATGGGATTTTGTCAACCTCAGCGAACAAAGAAACAAGGGACTCGGAAAAGGGTGTCGATTTCAGGAAAATACATGAACAATGATAAAATTGGGTCAGGCATGATTTATAATTCCTGTAGAAGTTTTATATTATTGTCAAACTCAAAAAGTATATTAATTATTGAAGATCAAACGAATATTCGAGAACTCTATATTATTTATCTGTCTAAGCTAGGGATTACTATTTATTCTGCCGAGGATGGCAAAGAAGCATTTGAACTGGCAAAAGAAAAAAAGCCTGACCTGATAATAACCGATCTTTTTCTTCCCAGCATTACAGGTTTTGATTTGATATACATGTTCAGGAACGATTGTAGTTTTCTGACAACTCCTATTATCGTTATTTCTTCGTCCAGCCAGAGAGAACACATAACCGAATGTATCAATCTCGGAGCAACAGATTATATGATTAAACCTGCAAGTATTACCAAGCTTGAGCAAAAGGTAAAAAAACTACTGAATTTATAG
- a CDS encoding transcriptional regulator has product MDEKQLYKIHADFCKFMGNPKRIEILFLLGEAELCVDDIAKKMGIRVPNVSQLLSLMREKGVVEIRREGTRIFYRLSNPKVLQACQIMKDVMFEQMEKKMQVIKSANQ; this is encoded by the coding sequence GTGGATGAAAAGCAGTTATATAAAATTCATGCCGATTTTTGTAAGTTCATGGGAAATCCAAAACGGATAGAAATCCTTTTTCTTCTGGGGGAAGCTGAACTATGCGTTGATGATATTGCAAAAAAGATGGGAATAAGAGTCCCTAACGTTTCACAGCTTTTATCTCTAATGAGAGAAAAAGGTGTTGTGGAGATAAGACGTGAAGGAACTCGTATATTTTATAGGCTATCTAATCCCAAAGTATTGCAAGCATGTCAGATTATGAAAGACGTCATGTTTGAACAAATGGAAAAAAAGATGCAGGTTATTAAATCTGCGAATCAATAG
- a CDS encoding CGGC domain-containing protein produces MKVGLIRCLQTEDMCPGTTDFKVMREKKLAFEGVPEEIELIGVNTCGGCPGKKAVTRAAEMVKRGADTIALASCITRGNPIGFACPHAETMVQAIRRKIGESVRLIEYTH; encoded by the coding sequence ATGAAAGTAGGTCTTATTCGTTGTCTTCAAACAGAAGATATGTGCCCCGGAACAACTGATTTCAAGGTTATGAGGGAAAAGAAATTAGCTTTTGAAGGTGTGCCGGAAGAGATAGAGCTAATTGGAGTAAACACGTGCGGAGGCTGCCCAGGAAAGAAGGCGGTTACCAGAGCCGCTGAAATGGTGAAACGGGGAGCCGACACGATAGCTTTAGCCTCATGTATCACCAGGGGAAACCCAATAGGCTTTGCATGCCCGCATGCTGAGACTATGGTACAAGCTATCCGCAGAAAGATTGGAGAATCCGTGCGATTGATAGAGTATACACATTAA
- a CDS encoding cysteine desulfurase NifS — translation MIYLDYNATTPIDTEVARAMAPFISDNFGNPSSTYEYGLTAKAAVDKARISVAQLINAAPDEIIFTSCGSESNNTAIKGITNTLKSEGNHIITSQIEHPSVLNPCKYLEKMGFNVTYVSVDKYGTVKLKELEDSITDKTILVTIMHANNETGTIQPLQEISAICKKHQVLFHTDAAQSVGKIPTEVEKLGVDMLTIAGHKLYAPKGIGALYVRQGVPFEQLIHGAGQESGRRAGTENVIFDVALGKACEIAQNNAQVINKIKDLADYFWEMLNSRFPGKIKLNGHPVNKLPNTVNVSFLGYNGMDIITKLDGVAASTGSACHSGKATVSPVLAAMGVTEREAAGAVRFSLGKYTQKADIDYIIEKLKKIYEIGY, via the coding sequence ATGATCTACCTTGATTATAATGCTACAACTCCAATAGATACGGAAGTCGCACGGGCGATGGCTCCATTTATTTCAGACAACTTTGGAAATCCTTCAAGTACATACGAATACGGATTAACCGCCAAGGCTGCCGTTGATAAAGCTCGAATAAGTGTTGCGCAGCTTATCAATGCTGCACCGGATGAAATTATCTTTACCAGTTGTGGAAGCGAATCCAACAATACAGCCATCAAAGGTATCACAAACACTCTAAAAAGCGAAGGCAATCACATTATTACATCTCAAATAGAGCACCCTTCTGTACTTAACCCTTGTAAGTATCTAGAAAAGATGGGATTCAACGTTACCTATGTATCTGTTGATAAATATGGTACTGTTAAGCTAAAGGAGCTGGAAGACTCCATTACCGATAAAACGATTCTTGTAACCATAATGCATGCCAATAATGAGACAGGAACAATTCAACCGCTACAGGAAATATCGGCTATATGTAAAAAGCATCAGGTCTTATTTCATACTGATGCGGCTCAATCTGTCGGTAAAATACCAACTGAAGTGGAAAAGTTGGGGGTAGATATGCTCACTATTGCAGGTCACAAACTGTATGCCCCAAAAGGCATCGGGGCATTGTATGTAAGGCAAGGTGTTCCATTCGAACAACTTATTCATGGTGCCGGACAAGAAAGCGGGCGAAGGGCAGGAACGGAAAACGTAATATTTGATGTGGCTCTCGGTAAGGCGTGTGAGATCGCCCAGAACAATGCCCAGGTCATTAATAAGATAAAAGACCTTGCAGACTACTTTTGGGAGATGCTCAATAGTCGGTTCCCTGGGAAAATAAAATTGAACGGGCATCCGGTTAACAAGTTGCCAAATACAGTCAATGTAAGTTTTCTTGGCTATAACGGAATGGATATAATAACAAAACTAGATGGTGTTGCAGCCTCGACTGGTTCAGCTTGCCATTCGGGCAAGGCAACTGTATCTCCTGTACTTGCTGCAATGGGCGTTACAGAACGGGAAGCAGCGGGGGCTGTTAGGTTTAGCCTCGGCAAATACACACAAAAAGCAGATATTGATTATATCATCGAAAAATTGAAGAAAATATATGAGATTGGATATTGA